TTCCAATCCTCGTTGCGTTGATACTAGGGTGACATCTACGGAACGTTGTTCAAATTGTCGGTCATTATTTGCAGGTAAAGTATTACGTAATAGATATAAAGTAGACCGAATGATTGGCAAAGGGGGGTTTGGAATTACTTATTTAGTAGAAGATAGAGATTGTTTTGGGGAATATAGAGTATTAAAAGAACTCTTTCCACATGTTACAGATAATATTGAGGATGCAGAAGAAGATCCATCCGTTACAGCCGAACGACTTTTCCAGCGTGAAGCAAAGGTTTTACTAAGCTTACAACATCCTGGGATCCCAAAACTTTATGCTTATTTTACTGATAGCGGGTATTCATACTTAGTACAAGATTGGATTCCAGGCCAAACTCTTTATGATGAATTAAAATCACGTAAAAGAACTTTTGGGGAACAAGATGTTTGTACTATTTTGGTAGAACTAGCGGACATTTTAGAGTATTTACATGGTCATAACCCTCCAATTATTCATAGAGATATAAAACCTCAAAACTTAATGCGTCATGATAATGGCAAAATACAGTTAATAGATTTTGGAGCAGTTTATCAATCTACAAATATAAAAAGTAATATACAAACATTAATTGGCTCGCCAGGTTATGCACCACCAGAGCAAATAATAGGTTCACCTGTGCCACAAAGCGATCTTTATGCTGCTGGTGCTACAATACTTTATTTATTGACAGGGATTCATCCTAGTAAAATGTTTAACCATACGACTAAACATATGGAATGGGAATCCCATACACAAGTAAGTTGGGAATTAGCCGAGCTTTTAACTGAAATGTTGCTAGTAGATTTAAGTAAGAGATTAAAAAGTGCTACAGAGCTAAAGCGTAGGCTACAAAAAATTGTTACTCAATATGGCAAGCGATCCAATGCTTTTGTTTCAGAATTTATTAATACTAAAGTTTTATCAGAGCAAAACAATGTAGTAAATAAATTAGAAGATATAGCTGAAAAGACTAAAAGCCCTACTGCCGAAGAACAAAAACCCCTTTCATTACCAACTCCAAAAAATTATGTTCCTCCAGTAGAAACTTGGACATCTCCTATTAGCGAAAATTCTGGAGCAATGGAATCACAATTTGATAGTACGGGTGATGGCCCACCAGATGAGGGAGGCAATTTTTATGATATGCCTTTCCCATTTTTGCTAAGACGTATTTATAGAGAGCGTTTAAGCGGTAGGCTCACTTGTCTTAATACAAATACTACTAAAACACTTTATTTTGACCAAGGTGCTATTGTTTATGCTAAAAGTAATTTGCCCGAAGATGGATTTGGCGAAACAATGGTTAGAATAGGACGCATTGACCAAAAAACTTTTAGCCAAGTTTCTCAATTAGTTAAAGAAAAAAACTTACGCTTTGGCGCAGCTTTAATTAAAGGTGGCTGGATTTCTCCAGAACAATTAAAAGATTTAATTTCAGAACAATTTTGTAGTATTACTTACTCGCTTTTTACATGGGAAAATGGACGTTATGAAATTTATAGAGAAGCAGCTAGAAAAAGCTCAATAAAAGTTTCACTCTCTACAGCAGATATTATTTT
The sequence above is drawn from the Blastocatellia bacterium genome and encodes:
- a CDS encoding protein kinase; amino-acid sequence: MVKCSNPRCVDTRVTSTERCSNCRSLFAGKVLRNRYKVDRMIGKGGFGITYLVEDRDCFGEYRVLKELFPHVTDNIEDAEEDPSVTAERLFQREAKVLLSLQHPGIPKLYAYFTDSGYSYLVQDWIPGQTLYDELKSRKRTFGEQDVCTILVELADILEYLHGHNPPIIHRDIKPQNLMRHDNGKIQLIDFGAVYQSTNIKSNIQTLIGSPGYAPPEQIIGSPVPQSDLYAAGATILYLLTGIHPSKMFNHTTKHMEWESHTQVSWELAELLTEMLLVDLSKRLKSATELKRRLQKIVTQYGKRSNAFVSEFINTKVLSEQNNVVNKLEDIAEKTKSPTAEEQKPLSLPTPKNYVPPVETWTSPISENSGAMESQFDSTGDGPPDEGGNFYDMPFPFLLRRIYRERLSGRLTCLNTNTTKTLYFDQGAIVYAKSNLPEDGFGETMVRIGRIDQKTFSQVSQLVKEKNLRFGAALIKGGWISPEQLKDLISEQFCSITYSLFTWENGRYEIYREAARKSSIKVSLSTADIIFEGLRRIQNIDLVKKWLGDFRWKLCVTKDPFLLYQSISLNPKEAFIVSRIENARSIEEILSMGGLPEDETIRTLCGLVAVGLLEWVKEEQPVQQDEEAMSISQIIVNHKLKTPAFDMQSAANFCYEVEKINTTLDSMNHYALLGISRSATEEEVRRAYAEQSQKFHPDNNAQLAKYNISLHNDLEKIFTRISEAYRVLINLTTRQNYDRSFRTTSSNAKATLPNDARNDKVYQPARVENRASNNANNLANSKVDRYPKSNFSNRTSEPYQNRTATPQQNLAAQSMFEKGIKYFQAYEYKQAYYAFQAAVDVAPQHAEYRVFLARTLLHLNEQTKAKEQFSKAIELEPKNADYYVEFGLLYQRMNMPKQAYLLFDKALEIMPGHLLAKRAKEALRP